A single genomic interval of Alteromonas sp. BL110 harbors:
- the fabZ gene encoding 3-hydroxyacyl-ACP dehydratase FabZ, whose product MANSLNTIEIQEILELLPHRYPFLLVDRVTDYVLGESVKAYKNITINEPCFMGHFPGQPIFPGVLILEAMAQAAGVLGFKTMGNNDKLYLYAGIDNARFKRPVVPGDKLEFDVALVKERRGIWKFKGTASVDGDIACSAEFMCAMREIA is encoded by the coding sequence TTGGCCAATTCACTTAATACCATCGAAATCCAGGAAATATTGGAACTGCTACCACACAGATATCCTTTCCTACTTGTTGATCGTGTTACTGATTATGTTCTAGGTGAGTCTGTAAAGGCTTACAAAAATATCACAATCAATGAGCCATGTTTCATGGGGCACTTCCCTGGACAGCCAATTTTCCCGGGGGTTTTAATCCTAGAAGCCATGGCACAAGCTGCCGGTGTTTTAGGTTTTAAGACCATGGGCAACAATGATAAGTTATACTTGTATGCAGGAATTGATAACGCACGTTTTAAGCGTCCTGTTGTTCCGGGCGATAAGCTTGAGTTTGATGTTGCTTTGGTAAAAGAGCGCAGAGGGATTTGGAAATTTAAAGGTACTGCAAGTGTCGATGGCGATATAGCTTGTAGTGCAGAGTTTATGTGTGCGATGAGAGAGATAGCCTAA
- a CDS encoding OmpH family outer membrane protein — protein MKQLVKHIVAGAMLGSALVSTSVMAEQKVAVVDVQGIFQAMPQAAEIQNAIQAEFKDQLEEVNQLQRDGQFYAERLQRDAATMSDTEKKELEQKILSVREELSKKGQPLQQNIQRRSNEERNKLLGLIKQAIDSVASKQGYDLVLNAGAVAFAKEEHDLSEQVLQQVSKAN, from the coding sequence TTGAAACAGTTGGTTAAACATATCGTTGCAGGAGCAATGTTGGGTAGCGCTTTAGTAAGTACATCTGTAATGGCAGAACAGAAAGTGGCTGTTGTTGATGTGCAAGGTATTTTTCAAGCGATGCCTCAAGCGGCTGAGATTCAAAATGCTATTCAAGCTGAGTTTAAAGATCAGCTTGAAGAAGTGAATCAACTGCAGCGTGACGGTCAGTTCTATGCAGAACGTCTTCAGCGTGATGCAGCTACAATGAGTGACACCGAGAAGAAAGAACTAGAACAAAAAATCTTGTCAGTTCGTGAAGAGCTTTCTAAAAAGGGTCAGCCTTTACAACAGAACATTCAGCGTCGCAGCAACGAAGAGCGTAATAAGCTGCTTGGCCTTATCAAGCAAGCTATCGATTCTGTTGCATCTAAGCAAGGCTACGACCTAGTACTTAATGCAGGTGCAGTTGCGTTTGCTAAAGAAGAGCACGATTTATCTGAACAGGTACTTCAGCAAGTAAGCAAAGCTAACTAA
- the bamA gene encoding outer membrane protein assembly factor BamA gives MKLKQLVAAGAILSSASFANAAAQDSEFVVEDIRVEGLQRVALGAALTYLPVQVGDELNTFRVTQLIRSLYSSTHFENVEILRDGNTLVVRVAERPTISNIIFDGNDDIKDEQLQESLDGNGVRIGEPLDKTVLTSIENGLKDFFYSIGKYNADVTAIITPLPRNRVDLKLLFEEGDAAEIEQINIVGNEIFSDEELMEAFELQYDTPWWDFLSETRYQQQTLQGDMETLRNHYLNRGYLRFNVDSTQVSMTPEKSGIYIAMNVTEGEQYTISEVELVGDVLGHEEYIERVLPLTEGELYNQAEVTYTEEFISKYLGRFGYAYPTVTTVPEINDEDKTVKLTLSVDPGKRIYVNRIKFNGNVVTADSVLRQNVSQMEGTWLSNNLLESSKNQLSRLTYMEEVEFETVRIPGSEDKVDVNYNVKEQPSGSFNAGIGYGDRTKLSLQAGIQQDNFLGTGKRVGLNLSTVSYQRSAQITYNDPYFTIDGISLGGSIGYSEFDGSDFNVIQYNSKRWSIGANIGYPINEFNRINFGLTYSNVELFNRGYYEQTEQFYNQFTDGEDPDAAIKYDSYLASVSWSRSTLNRGLFPTAGSSQRASFSITTPNSDVNYFKTVFDGKWYFPLSRDQRWSFLTRVRLGYGNGYGDINGNEQILPFTENFTAGGSDSLRGFENNTVGPRGIFLGNSGTITGPDGELFPADPADAALSWSTRSLGGNAMALGGIELIVPTPFVEEDMDNSVRTSLFVDVGNVWDTEFDYDYYRQFDIASTQDGELLDYSDWSLYRSSAGISVQWISPMGPMVFSFSKAIQQRDGDDARFFTFNIGQTF, from the coding sequence ATGAAGTTAAAACAGTTAGTAGCAGCCGGAGCCATTCTTTCCAGTGCTAGCTTTGCCAACGCTGCGGCGCAAGACAGTGAATTTGTTGTTGAAGACATTCGCGTAGAGGGGTTGCAACGAGTTGCACTTGGTGCAGCTTTAACCTACTTGCCCGTTCAAGTTGGCGACGAGCTTAATACATTCAGGGTAACGCAGCTTATTCGCTCGCTATACTCTTCAACTCACTTTGAAAATGTAGAAATTCTTCGCGATGGCAACACCCTTGTGGTTCGTGTAGCGGAGCGTCCAACCATCAGTAATATCATTTTTGACGGCAACGATGACATTAAAGATGAACAGCTCCAAGAAAGCTTGGACGGCAATGGTGTCCGCATCGGTGAGCCACTTGATAAAACCGTACTAACCTCTATTGAGAATGGCCTTAAAGACTTCTTTTACAGCATAGGTAAGTACAATGCTGACGTAACGGCTATTATTACGCCATTACCGCGTAACCGTGTCGATTTGAAACTACTTTTCGAAGAAGGCGATGCGGCTGAAATCGAACAAATTAATATTGTAGGTAACGAAATCTTCTCAGACGAAGAACTGATGGAAGCGTTTGAGCTACAATATGATACGCCTTGGTGGGACTTTTTATCAGAGACTCGCTACCAGCAACAAACGTTGCAAGGGGACATGGAAACCTTGCGTAACCACTATTTAAACCGTGGTTACCTTCGATTTAACGTTGACTCTACGCAAGTGTCGATGACCCCTGAAAAGTCGGGCATCTACATAGCCATGAACGTAACAGAAGGTGAGCAATACACCATATCTGAAGTAGAACTCGTGGGTGATGTGCTTGGTCATGAAGAATACATCGAGCGCGTACTGCCGCTGACAGAAGGTGAGCTCTACAATCAAGCGGAAGTCACCTATACAGAAGAATTCATTAGTAAGTATCTTGGTCGCTTTGGTTATGCTTATCCAACAGTAACTACCGTACCTGAGATAAATGACGAAGACAAAACGGTTAAGTTGACGCTATCTGTAGACCCAGGTAAGCGTATCTACGTTAACCGTATTAAATTTAACGGTAACGTGGTAACTGCTGACAGCGTACTTCGTCAAAACGTAAGTCAGATGGAAGGTACTTGGTTATCTAATAACTTGTTAGAGTCTTCAAAAAATCAGCTTTCTCGTCTTACCTATATGGAAGAAGTAGAGTTTGAGACTGTTCGTATTCCTGGTTCTGAAGATAAGGTTGACGTTAACTATAACGTTAAAGAGCAGCCTTCGGGCTCTTTCAACGCAGGTATCGGTTACGGGGATAGAACCAAGTTAAGTCTACAGGCGGGTATCCAACAAGATAACTTCTTGGGCACAGGTAAGCGTGTTGGCCTAAACCTGAGCACGGTTTCTTATCAGCGCAGTGCGCAAATCACCTATAACGATCCTTACTTTACCATTGATGGTATCAGTTTGGGTGGAAGTATAGGCTATAGTGAATTTGACGGCTCTGACTTTAACGTAATTCAGTACAACTCGAAACGTTGGTCAATTGGTGCGAACATTGGTTATCCAATTAACGAATTCAACCGTATTAATTTTGGATTGACCTACAGCAATGTCGAGCTATTTAACCGCGGTTATTACGAGCAAACAGAGCAATTCTATAACCAGTTTACCGATGGTGAAGACCCGGATGCAGCCATTAAATATGATAGTTACTTAGCTAGCGTAAGCTGGAGCAGAAGTACCCTTAATCGTGGCTTATTCCCAACGGCGGGCTCTTCTCAACGTGCGTCGTTTAGCATTACCACTCCGAACTCTGACGTTAACTATTTTAAAACTGTATTTGATGGAAAATGGTACTTCCCATTATCCCGAGACCAGCGCTGGTCGTTCTTAACCCGTGTTCGTCTTGGTTACGGTAATGGTTATGGCGATATCAACGGCAATGAACAAATCCTACCGTTTACCGAAAACTTTACTGCAGGTGGTTCAGATTCATTGCGTGGGTTTGAAAATAATACAGTCGGTCCTCGTGGTATCTTCTTAGGTAACTCTGGCACTATTACCGGTCCTGATGGGGAACTTTTCCCAGCAGACCCTGCGGATGCTGCGCTTTCTTGGTCAACGCGAAGCCTGGGTGGTAACGCTATGGCACTCGGTGGTATCGAGCTAATTGTCCCTACGCCGTTTGTTGAAGAAGATATGGATAACTCTGTCCGCACAAGTTTGTTTGTGGATGTGGGTAACGTATGGGATACTGAGTTTGATTATGACTACTACCGTCAGTTTGATATAGCATCTACCCAAGATGGTGAGCTATTGGACTATTCTGACTGGAGCCTGTATCGTAGCTCGGCAGGTATATCGGTTCAGTGGATTTCACCAATGGGGCCGATGGTATTTAGCTTCTCGAAAGCGATACAGCAGCGTGATGGTGATGATGCTAGATTCTTCACTTTCAATATTGGTCAAACTTTCTAA
- the rseP gene encoding sigma E protease regulator RseP has translation MLAFLWSLGAFIVALGILVAVHEWGHFYVARKCGVQVERFSIGFGKPIWSKTSKSGTEYVIAMIPLGGYVRMLDGRIDDVPPELEDKAFNNKPVLQRMAVIAAGPGVNFIFAFFALWLMYLVGLETVKPVVKAVEPQSIAAVAGVQPGDEITKIGDRITPDWEAVNLEVVSNIGSEKTTVTVKNSSDIEKELTFTLGSWNFDPDSESPLSSLGLTPYRPDATLTVGFVGEGSAAKQAGLKPGDELVALNGTKLTSWERLVDVIVESPGENISLDIQRDGQQLTLSATIARRDTPQGQSGYLGVSPTFEPWPEGYVFTHQYGIIEAIGKALDKTWRLMTLSVDMIGKLITGDVSVKNLSGPISIAQGAGTSAGYGLAYFLSFLALISVNLGIINLLPLPMLDGGHLMFFIVEWITGKPVPEAVQEWGYRIGGVLLFMIMGIAIFNDIARIT, from the coding sequence GTGCTAGCATTTTTATGGAGCCTTGGGGCATTTATTGTCGCCTTAGGTATTTTGGTTGCCGTGCACGAATGGGGGCACTTTTACGTTGCCCGTAAATGCGGAGTACAGGTAGAGCGCTTTTCAATTGGATTCGGCAAGCCAATTTGGAGTAAGACGAGCAAGTCGGGCACTGAATATGTCATCGCTATGATCCCGCTTGGTGGTTACGTTCGCATGCTAGATGGACGCATCGATGATGTGCCGCCCGAACTAGAAGATAAGGCCTTCAACAATAAACCTGTATTGCAGCGCATGGCGGTTATTGCAGCGGGCCCTGGCGTAAACTTCATATTTGCATTTTTTGCACTCTGGCTAATGTACCTTGTCGGCTTAGAAACCGTAAAACCGGTTGTTAAAGCTGTCGAGCCACAAAGTATTGCTGCTGTTGCCGGGGTTCAACCTGGGGATGAGATCACCAAGATTGGCGACAGAATTACACCTGACTGGGAAGCCGTTAACTTAGAAGTTGTTTCTAACATAGGGTCAGAAAAAACTACTGTTACGGTTAAAAATTCATCAGATATCGAAAAAGAACTGACATTTACATTGGGTTCTTGGAACTTTGACCCAGATAGCGAGTCTCCATTAAGCAGCTTAGGACTAACCCCATATCGGCCAGATGCAACGTTAACTGTTGGGTTTGTTGGTGAGGGGAGTGCGGCTAAGCAAGCTGGATTGAAACCCGGAGATGAACTTGTCGCACTAAATGGAACTAAATTGACGTCGTGGGAACGTTTGGTTGACGTAATTGTTGAAAGTCCTGGTGAGAATATCTCCCTTGATATACAAAGGGATGGACAGCAACTTACGTTAAGTGCCACGATAGCGCGCCGTGATACACCACAAGGGCAAAGTGGTTATTTAGGTGTGAGCCCAACATTCGAGCCTTGGCCAGAAGGGTATGTGTTTACTCATCAATATGGCATTATAGAGGCTATTGGGAAGGCGCTAGACAAAACGTGGCGTCTTATGACACTCAGTGTCGATATGATAGGAAAGCTTATCACCGGCGATGTATCGGTGAAGAATTTGAGCGGTCCTATCTCAATTGCTCAAGGTGCGGGAACAAGTGCTGGGTATGGACTTGCGTACTTTTTGAGTTTTCTTGCCTTAATAAGCGTAAATTTAGGCATAATAAATTTATTACCCTTGCCCATGCTTGACGGTGGTCACCTCATGTTTTTTATTGTGGAGTGGATCACTGGTAAGCCTGTGCCTGAAGCGGTGCAGGAATGGGGTTACAGAATAGGTGGCGTGCTTCTGTTTATGATCATGGGTATCGCAATTTTTAACGATATCGCTCGCATAACCTGA
- the ispC gene encoding 1-deoxy-D-xylulose-5-phosphate reductoisomerase, whose amino-acid sequence MQTVTVLGATGSIGCNTLDVINRHPDKYRVFAITGNSQLELLMEQAKKCAPRYVVIADDTHYKVACALASEYGVDAEILAGAKALEEVSSAPEVDAVMAAIVGAAGLLPTMAAVKAGKRVLLANKEALVMSGALFIEAANQSGAEILPIDSEHNAIFQCLPHDYEYGNFAASGIRKILLTGSGGPFRERALNSFSSITIDEASTHPNWSMGRKITIDSATMMNKGLEFIEACWLFGASAEDIDVVIHPQSIIHSMVQYIDGSVIAQMGNPDMRTPIAYGLAHPDRIEAGVSPLDFSDMANFSFQTPCFDRYPNLKLAIDACKEGQCATTTVNASNEVAVEAFLDGKIQFCDIAKVNEATLNAMPHVSVSSIQQILEQDSLARTKANEIIRGKFQC is encoded by the coding sequence ATGCAAACAGTAACAGTGTTAGGGGCCACTGGCTCCATTGGTTGTAATACACTTGACGTAATAAATCGCCATCCAGACAAATACCGCGTTTTTGCTATCACTGGGAACTCTCAGCTTGAACTGCTTATGGAGCAAGCGAAAAAATGCGCGCCGCGCTATGTAGTGATCGCTGATGATACTCACTACAAAGTAGCGTGCGCATTAGCATCTGAGTATGGTGTTGATGCAGAAATTCTCGCTGGCGCCAAGGCGTTGGAAGAGGTGTCAAGTGCACCTGAAGTTGACGCTGTCATGGCAGCTATTGTGGGTGCAGCAGGTCTTTTGCCTACAATGGCGGCGGTAAAGGCAGGAAAGCGAGTTTTGCTTGCTAATAAAGAAGCCTTGGTCATGTCTGGCGCTTTATTTATCGAGGCTGCAAACCAAAGCGGCGCTGAAATACTTCCAATTGACAGCGAACACAATGCCATATTCCAATGTCTCCCACACGATTACGAATATGGTAATTTTGCTGCGTCAGGTATCCGCAAAATCTTATTAACGGGTTCTGGTGGCCCCTTCAGAGAAAGGGCACTTAATAGCTTTTCTTCAATTACCATTGATGAGGCCAGTACACACCCTAACTGGTCAATGGGCCGAAAAATAACAATCGACTCTGCGACTATGATGAACAAGGGGTTGGAGTTCATAGAAGCCTGTTGGTTATTTGGAGCCAGCGCTGAAGATATTGATGTTGTTATCCATCCTCAAAGCATAATCCATTCTATGGTGCAGTACATTGATGGCTCTGTGATTGCGCAAATGGGTAACCCAGATATGCGTACACCTATTGCCTATGGATTGGCTCATCCAGATCGTATTGAAGCGGGTGTCTCGCCCCTCGACTTTTCAGATATGGCTAATTTCAGTTTTCAAACACCTTGCTTTGATCGTTACCCTAATCTGAAGTTAGCTATTGATGCATGTAAGGAAGGGCAATGCGCTACGACCACAGTCAATGCGTCAAATGAAGTGGCTGTAGAAGCCTTTCTAGACGGCAAAATTCAGTTTTGTGATATCGCTAAAGTAAATGAAGCTACGCTCAATGCTATGCCGCATGTATCGGTAAGTTCTATTCAGCAAATATTAGAACAAGATTCTCTTGCAAGAACAAAAGCTAACGAGATTATTCGAGGTAAATTTCAGTGCTAG
- a CDS encoding phosphatidate cytidylyltransferase, translated as MLKQRIITALILAPLALYAILFLPIFWFEIAIAGVVGIGAYEWANMSGVCERPKKLIYMAGAFAICIALSLTVDANTIWYQGQLHGLYRVILTVAVLWWIASLLMVLAYPKYSRFWKDSRSVRTLFGALTLIPTWVAVVALRTSLHDVDPFYGASLIFYVLGIVWAADIGAFFVGVKFGRHKLRPNVSPGKSLEGLLGGIAASFAIIAFAALHYQVEPSRIWLHLAIGGITVAVSALGDLNESMLKRCAGIKDSGKILPGHGGVLDRIDSLTAAFPVFAFCYVTWMA; from the coding sequence ATGCTAAAACAACGAATAATAACTGCATTAATACTCGCGCCACTGGCGCTTTACGCTATTCTTTTTCTTCCTATTTTCTGGTTTGAAATAGCTATAGCGGGCGTTGTTGGCATCGGTGCCTATGAATGGGCGAACATGTCAGGCGTGTGCGAGCGTCCAAAAAAACTTATCTATATGGCGGGGGCCTTCGCTATATGTATTGCCTTATCACTTACCGTTGATGCCAACACGATTTGGTATCAGGGGCAATTGCATGGACTTTACCGAGTTATATTGACCGTTGCTGTTTTATGGTGGATAGCATCGTTACTTATGGTGCTTGCCTATCCGAAATACTCAAGGTTCTGGAAAGATAGCCGTAGCGTAAGGACCTTGTTTGGCGCACTCACGCTCATACCAACATGGGTAGCCGTAGTTGCGCTTCGCACTAGTCTGCATGATGTGGACCCGTTTTATGGCGCATCGCTCATATTCTACGTTTTGGGTATCGTTTGGGCTGCTGACATAGGCGCTTTTTTCGTAGGCGTTAAATTTGGACGACATAAGTTACGCCCTAACGTATCGCCCGGTAAAAGTTTAGAAGGCCTTTTAGGTGGTATCGCAGCTTCATTCGCAATTATCGCTTTTGCGGCATTGCACTATCAGGTAGAGCCTTCTCGCATTTGGCTACACCTTGCAATTGGCGGTATAACCGTTGCTGTTTCTGCTCTTGGTGATTTGAACGAGAGCATGCTTAAGCGCTGCGCTGGCATTAAAGACAGTGGCAAGATACTACCAGGACATGGTGGCGTGCTAGATAGAATTGATAGCCTAACTGCAGCATTTCCAGTATTTGCCTTCTGCTATGTAACTTGGATGGCGTAA
- the uppS gene encoding polyprenyl diphosphate synthase encodes MIGKRLSAAKSTKAEAPAVTAGPKHVAIIMDGNGRWAQKKGKIRTFGHKAGVESVRSVVRFARQNGIESLTLFAFSSENWKRPEEEVSVLMELFNLVLNSEAKRLHKNGVRLQVIGDVEAFDAKLVEKIRKAEDMTRDNKDLVLNIAANYGGRWDIVNAAKQLASQVKRGDLDVENISEEALGTHISTANLPELDLLIRTGGEHRISNFLLWQCAYAELYFTDVLWPDFNEDVFQLAVDDFNVRQRRFGLTGEQVVTADG; translated from the coding sequence ATGATTGGAAAGCGTTTAAGCGCAGCCAAATCGACAAAGGCTGAGGCGCCGGCAGTGACTGCCGGCCCGAAGCACGTTGCTATTATCATGGATGGCAACGGTCGATGGGCGCAAAAGAAAGGGAAAATTCGTACCTTTGGTCACAAAGCCGGGGTAGAGTCTGTACGTTCTGTTGTGCGCTTTGCACGTCAAAACGGTATTGAATCACTGACGTTATTCGCGTTTTCAAGTGAAAACTGGAAACGTCCTGAGGAAGAGGTCAGCGTTCTGATGGAGCTGTTTAATCTCGTTCTCAATAGTGAAGCAAAACGGTTACACAAAAATGGTGTACGTTTGCAGGTTATTGGTGATGTCGAGGCGTTTGATGCCAAGCTAGTCGAAAAGATTCGCAAAGCTGAAGACATGACCAGAGACAACAAAGATTTGGTCTTAAATATCGCCGCAAACTATGGCGGTAGGTGGGACATCGTAAATGCGGCCAAGCAACTCGCATCGCAGGTTAAACGCGGCGACCTTGATGTAGAGAACATAAGTGAAGAGGCGCTTGGTACGCACATTTCTACAGCTAACCTTCCAGAGTTAGATCTTCTTATTCGCACTGGTGGCGAGCACCGAATTAGTAATTTCTTACTATGGCAGTGTGCTTATGCCGAATTGTACTTCACGGACGTACTATGGCCCGACTTCAATGAAGACGTGTTTCAATTAGCTGTAGACGATTTTAACGTTCGCCAACGTAGATTCGGTTTAACCGGTGAACAGGTAGTCACAGCCGATGGTTAA
- the frr gene encoding ribosome recycling factor, which translates to MIDEIELDAQERMEKSLVSLKGQFSKIRTGRAHPSLLDGIMVPYYGVDTPLKQVANVVAEDSRTLALTVFDKSAIQAVEKAIMQSDLGLNPMSAGGSIRIPLPPLTEERRKDLIRVVRNEAEGGRVAIRNIRRDANGDIKDLLKEKEISEDESRAAEENIQTITNDFIKKVDSLLADKEKELMEV; encoded by the coding sequence GTGATTGATGAAATTGAATTAGATGCGCAAGAGCGCATGGAAAAAAGCCTAGTTTCTCTAAAAGGCCAATTCAGCAAAATCCGCACTGGTCGTGCGCATCCAAGCCTTCTAGATGGCATCATGGTACCTTATTACGGTGTAGACACACCGCTAAAGCAAGTTGCTAACGTCGTTGCGGAAGACAGCCGTACTTTAGCGTTAACTGTTTTCGATAAAAGCGCTATTCAAGCGGTTGAAAAAGCGATTATGCAGTCTGACCTGGGCTTAAACCCAATGAGTGCAGGCGGTTCAATCCGTATACCTCTTCCCCCGCTTACAGAAGAGCGTCGTAAAGACCTTATCCGCGTTGTGCGCAACGAAGCGGAAGGTGGTCGTGTAGCTATCCGCAACATTCGTCGTGACGCTAACGGCGACATCAAAGATCTTCTAAAAGAAAAAGAGATCAGTGAAGATGAAAGCCGCGCAGCAGAAGAAAATATTCAGACTATTACTAACGATTTCATTAAGAAAGTTGACAGCTTGCTTGCTGACAAAGAAAAAGAACTAATGGAAGTATAA
- the pyrH gene encoding UMP kinase, with protein sequence MSITPKSAYRRILLKLSGEALMGEEGFGIDPKVLDRMAQEIKELVELGVQVGLVIGGGNLFRGEGLAKAGMNRVVGDHMGMLATVMNGLAMRDALHRAFVNARMMSAIPLNGVCDAYNWAEAISLLKSGRVVIFSAGTGNPFFTTDSAACLRGIEIEADAVLKATKVDGVYSDDPVKNPEATLYDQLSYQEVLEKELKVMDLSAFTLARDHSLPIRVFNMNKPGCLKRVVMGEKEGTVICHADND encoded by the coding sequence ATGAGTATCACACCAAAATCAGCATATCGACGCATTCTGCTAAAGCTTAGTGGTGAGGCCCTAATGGGCGAAGAAGGCTTTGGCATAGACCCTAAAGTGCTAGATAGAATGGCACAAGAAATAAAAGAGCTGGTTGAACTTGGTGTTCAAGTTGGTCTTGTTATCGGTGGTGGTAACTTATTCCGTGGCGAAGGCCTAGCAAAAGCGGGAATGAACCGTGTTGTTGGCGACCACATGGGCATGTTGGCTACGGTAATGAACGGCTTAGCTATGCGCGACGCGCTTCATCGTGCATTTGTAAACGCGCGTATGATGTCTGCTATCCCATTAAACGGCGTGTGCGATGCCTACAACTGGGCTGAAGCTATTAGCCTTCTTAAGTCGGGCCGCGTTGTGATCTTTTCTGCCGGTACTGGCAACCCTTTCTTCACTACTGACTCAGCGGCTTGCTTACGCGGTATCGAAATTGAAGCCGATGCGGTACTTAAAGCCACAAAAGTAGACGGCGTATACAGCGATGATCCAGTAAAAAATCCTGAAGCGACATTGTATGATCAATTGTCTTACCAGGAGGTGCTGGAAAAAGAATTAAAAGTAATGGACTTGTCAGCCTTCACTTTAGCACGAGATCATAGCTTACCAATTCGCGTATTCAACATGAATAAGCCGGGTTGCCTTAAGCGTGTTGTGATGGGTGAAAAAGAAGGTACCGTCATTTGCCACGCTGACAACGATTAA
- the tsf gene encoding translation elongation factor Ts, with product MAVTAALVKELRERTGAGMLDCKKALVETDGDIELAIENMRKSGQAKAAKKAGRIAAEGVILTKVEGGRATMLELNCETDFVARDEGFLKFGNELLEVAAANNINDIDALNDAELNGSKVSEVRDALVAKIGENISPRRVINVEGDTLGAYVHGGRIGVISILTGGDEELAKDVAMHVAAASPQFVKPENVPAEVVEKEKEIQIEIAIQSGKPAEIAEKMVAGRMKKFTGEVSLTGQPFVKDPSISVAELLKNNSADVINFVRFEVGEGIEKKTEDFAAEVAAQMEAAKK from the coding sequence ATGGCAGTGACTGCAGCACTAGTTAAAGAACTGCGCGAACGTACTGGCGCAGGTATGCTGGATTGTAAAAAAGCCCTGGTTGAAACGGATGGTGACATTGAGTTAGCCATTGAAAACATGCGTAAATCAGGTCAAGCGAAAGCGGCTAAAAAAGCAGGCCGTATCGCAGCTGAAGGTGTTATCCTTACTAAAGTTGAAGGTGGTCGCGCGACCATGCTTGAACTAAACTGTGAAACTGACTTCGTAGCACGTGACGAAGGTTTCCTTAAGTTCGGTAACGAGCTTCTAGAAGTAGCAGCGGCTAACAACATCAATGATATCGACGCGCTTAACGATGCAGAGCTTAACGGTTCTAAAGTAAGCGAAGTTCGTGACGCACTTGTTGCTAAAATCGGTGAAAACATCTCTCCTCGTCGCGTTATCAACGTTGAAGGCGACACGCTAGGTGCTTATGTACACGGCGGCCGCATTGGTGTTATCTCTATCCTTACTGGCGGTGATGAAGAGCTAGCAAAAGACGTAGCAATGCACGTTGCAGCTGCAAGCCCGCAGTTTGTTAAGCCAGAGAATGTTCCGGCTGAAGTTGTAGAGAAAGAGAAAGAAATCCAAATCGAAATCGCTATTCAGTCTGGTAAGCCAGCTGAAATTGCTGAGAAAATGGTTGCAGGCCGCATGAAGAAGTTCACTGGCGAAGTGAGCTTGACTGGTCAGCCTTTCGTTAAAGATCCTTCAATCTCTGTAGCTGAGCTTCTTAAGAACAACAGCGCAGACGTAATTAACTTCGTACGTTTCGAAGTTGGCGAAGGTATCGAGAAGAAGACTGAAGACTTCGCTGCTGAAGTAGCTGCTCAAATGGAAGCTGCTAAGAAATAA
- the rpsB gene encoding 30S ribosomal protein S2 — MANVSMRDMLKAGVHFGHQTRYWNPKMKPFIFGARNKVHIINLEKTVPLFNNALNYISGVASKKGKILFVGTKRAAGEAVKDAALKCDQYYVNKRWLGGMLTNWKTVRQSIKRLKDLEQQAQDGTFEKLTKKEALMLQREMDKLENSLGGIKDMGGLPDAIFVIDADHEHIAVTEARNLGIPVVGVVDTNSNPDGVDYIIPGNDDAIRAIQLYLDAAANAINSGRESNLEVQAEQDDFVEAAE, encoded by the coding sequence ATGGCTAATGTTTCTATGCGTGACATGCTGAAAGCAGGTGTGCATTTCGGTCACCAAACTCGTTACTGGAACCCAAAGATGAAGCCTTTCATCTTCGGCGCTCGTAATAAAGTTCATATCATCAACCTTGAAAAAACGGTTCCACTTTTCAACAATGCACTTAACTACATTTCAGGTGTTGCGTCTAAGAAAGGTAAAATCCTTTTCGTTGGTACTAAGCGCGCCGCTGGCGAAGCAGTAAAAGACGCTGCTCTTAAGTGCGACCAGTACTACGTAAACAAGCGTTGGTTAGGTGGTATGCTGACTAACTGGAAAACAGTACGTCAGTCAATCAAACGTCTTAAAGATCTAGAGCAACAAGCTCAAGACGGTACGTTTGAGAAGCTAACTAAGAAAGAAGCACTTATGCTTCAGCGCGAAATGGACAAGCTTGAAAACAGCCTTGGCGGTATCAAAGACATGGGCGGTCTTCCAGACGCAATCTTTGTTATCGACGCAGATCACGAGCACATTGCTGTAACAGAAGCTCGTAACCTAGGTATTCCTGTTGTTGGTGTTGTTGATACTAACTCTAACCCAGACGGTGTTGATTACATCATTCCTGGTAACGACGATGCTATCCGCGCTATCCAACTTTACTTGGATGCTGCTGCAAACGCTATCAACTCAGGTCGCGAAAGCAACCTTGAAGTACAAGCTGAGCAAGACGACTTCGTAGAAGCGGCAGAGTAA